The window AAATGTGTAGAACAAAAaaataaagttatggaaataaGTGGGAAGGAGTGCGTGTGCCTAGCATGAAAGGGAGCGGGACACTGGGACAAGATCAGGAGATGTGGAATCAAtacctgggagagagagagagagagagagagagagaggggggggggaggcgggacTCCCATGTGACACACGACAGATTTGTGTTGCCAGTGTTTCTTAAGCGCACTAACTACCAAAATGAGTACGATCTTCActtgtaaataatatatatacaacaagAACGACTCGGATGACAACTCACTGGAATAACAAGGCTCTCAAGACGTTCCACCACGAGCGCCGAGCAACAAGTGACTGGCCACAACCTCCTTGACGAGCCCTTAAGTACGTCTCACTCGCCCACTCGCGCCACCTAACAGGTTGCCGGCTAACTTTAGAACTTATAATTTGTTTGGGTTTATGGCCTTTAATCAGTTGTGTAAGAACGATTAGTGGcggattcaagttcaagtaagtgttTACTTGTCTTTGATTccaaggatcaacgtccccgcggcccggtctccgaccagggggccagattcacgaagcagttacgcaagtacttacgaacgtgtacacctttcctcaatttttgacgcctttggttacatttattaaacagtttacaagcatgaaaacttcgcaaatttgttattgttataaacagcctcctggtgcttcggagctcattaactgtttaatagttgtaaacaaagcctccaaagattgagaaatttacaggttcataagtgcttgcgtaactgctttacgAATATCCCCAGGTCtccaggttgttggtctggtcaaccacGCTGTTTGATGTGGCTGCTTGCAGCCAGACGTATGATTCACAGCCAAATCTATTGAGATAATAAAACGCTGTCTAAAAGGTTAGAGCAGCTTAGACTAATTCTATCATCATCTATTACAGGTCCCTGAAGGGGTTTACAATATAGTACACAAATTATAATCATATTTCCCATTGCAATTAcattaataaattatttattacagTACAGATTACAACAAAGATTAAAAGATTTTTAGTATTACAGTCTCGGGTTTAAGTGTTAGAACCTCCTCAGAATTGTCTCtgccataccattatcacacatccatacAATTTTATTTGGTACCTTCAAATTTCTGTATTTCCATATTTATCGACAAATTTCTACTCCAGTAcatagtgatctaaggtgtgaACGTGCGGCATACTAAACAAATCACGTGATATGCCGCAAACATACTACAAATATCAGGAATATTCCTTCTACAATTTCcttgattcttatgttcttatctttttcactgacatcagcaccgtattcccagtaatattatacaatatttttaaTCTCATGCACGCTGAAGCCTTCCATGTAGACAGCATACAAAAAATACATTTGAATCTcacgaaataaataaataaatacataaatcatACCGCAACGATCATGCCGGAACATTTTTGTCAGGGTCGTAGTCAAAAAATCCAAAGCCTGGGAAGCGCGTGAAAAATGAGTCGATGTTGTACCATATGTGAAGGATGGGTCCGTGATTGGTGAATATTTGAGCGTAAGGCCTTAGTGTTACACCATTAGCCAGTGTTAGTGTGTTCACCATTATAGGTCTCTTGACTTTTTCCTATATCTTCTTGGACCAATTTAATGTTTGTTTTAATTTGTTTCAAAGTTATTTGACATTACGTCGACAAGAGGTTGGTCCGTGACTCTCCTCGCTATTTCATCAGTTGCCTCAtttaacagtattcccacatgtgaagggatccacaaaaaaatcttcctttaaggccatttttattttattttattttatttatttatttatttaatgttCTCTTTATGCACGTCCTCAATAAGTCAATATACACGTGTTTTACAATTTAACTGCTCCTCTGCTATCGATAAAATACAGGCATCTTTACCACTCAGTATTACTTCCCTTAAAGTCAATTTTCCATTAAGTTAAGATTTAGGAAAAGAAttgggtaaatgctggttcggtaacagggctatcgatttgtggaaccaattaccacgtaatatAATAGGAATATAATTATCATAAATCATTATTATAGTAATTATATaaatccttgattgtttcaagcgttggttAGACAAAtattcacccaaactcattcatatataagtaGGAGCTGtcaagtatgggccaatatgccttctgcggtttccttgattcttatgttcttattgcatatattaaCGGCGTCCAGAGGAGTCGTTCATGACATTCATTCCCCTTTTGCACGAACTTTCTATTTTCCAAATTTCACCCTTAAATTCATAAAACATTTTATAGTTTGGAGTGTGATTTTTTTGTCCAAGCTACTgctaatatgcaggcgatgagtcacaataacgtggctgaagtatgttgaccagaccacacactagaagttgaagggacgacgacgtttcggtccgtcctggaccattctcaagtcgattgtcacaatcgacttgagaatggtccaggacggaccgaaacgtcgtcgtcccttcaacttctagtgtgtggtctggtcaacctactgCTAATATCTTCCATGCCTGCTCCCAGACAACACACCCGCACCCTTCCCTTGGTACTGAGCGTCCTCTTTATATACATGAGCAGTAAGTCCTCCAAATATGTCGATCCTCTTAGCTGACTCCTTAGTGTAGGCAACTGGTATCACTAAGAAAGAGTTCAAGACTAACAATCATTTTTATAACATTGGCTTCTCCCTTACTAGTTAATCTTCACATATTTCTCGGCAATCTTACGAAATAATCATTCTGATTTAGGTGTTATTCAATAAAGTTATCTTATTTTTTGGCATTTATTCACAGCTATGACAAGTGTCATCATGATACTAAATACAATTTGATGCCTTATTAAGATAAACTAACAGATATGAGTAACACACAACAGAAAAACAAAACCAATATGTAACAGCATACAAAATATACATTTGAATCTcacgaaataaataaataaataaataaatacataaataagcaACGATCATGCCGGAACATTTTTGTCAGGGTCGTAGTCAAAAAATCCAAAGCCTGGGAAGCGCGTGAAAAATGAGTCGATGTTGTAACCGAACCTCGGGAAGCTGACACCAGCGTCAAGTATAGCTTCCATGTCGGGCCCTTTCTTTCTCCTCGCGCCCTCTTCCGGGTCGGGCCGCAGGTCGGCTTCCTCATATAGGCTACTAGTGGGGTATTTAGAATTGGCCTGCTTTCGGCTTGGAGAACTCCCGTCACCTGAAGTGCCATGGGATGTAGAAAAAGGTCGACTATGGTGTTTTGGATGTGGTTTAATCACAGGAATGGGAGTGTTGTAGCCTCTCGTGCTTGGAGAGCCGGGATCCCCCACACTATGAGGCCGCTCGCTCTGTAAGCTGGAAGGCTCATGATCTTTGGGAtcccagagtttgttattatggtTGCGAGGACCATAGATGGATAGACTTTGATTTTTAAAGACTTTTTGTCTTTGACTTCTAGGACTATAATTATCCTGGTTATCGTTGCGATGGTGGTCGTGGGATCTAGAACCAATAGGTCTACGATTCCTAGAGCTAGAATGCATGTGACTTTCATAATTTCCTTGAAGTAAGTGAGTAGAGGGTCGTcttttgttctgtgtgtgtgccgAGGACACAAGCTTGGATGTCCTAGGAGGAGATAAACTTGTAGCCTTTGGTGTGCGATGATTTTTGCCATACGACGACATCGACGGGGATTTTGATGCATATGTCACAGATTTTGTGGTTGTATAAAAACTAGGTACATACCGTGGCTTGTAGGTGGTGATTTTAGGACTGCCTGTAGGGCGTATCGAAAAGGGGCGGATTCTGTACAGCGTTTTAGGTACGAGGGTACTGAAGTGTCTCTTTACCTCGTTGATCTTCTCCAGTTCCAGCGACTTTGCGCGGACGGGCAGGTACAGGTTCTCGTACTCGTCTTCCTCGTCATCATATTTCTCTTGAAGAGGTATCGGCCCTGGCTTGTTCCTCAGGGAAGTCTCTTGCGGCAGCTTGTTCTTTAGAGACGTCTCTCGCGGTAGCTTGTCATACAGGGGATGGCTACCAAACATGTTCCTGACCTCCTCGATGTCTGGAACTGGTGAGACAGTGGTAGTAGATTGTTTTCTTTTAAAACTCTTGACCATCTTTCCTTCCCGTGTCCTGACGTTCCGGATGGCATCTACCAACACATCTGATTTTTCAATCTCTCTCTGCAGGCCGGTATAATACATAACCTCGTCACGATTCCTCGTTTCTACCATTCTAAGGACGCTTCTTAAGGAAGGAGCATCGTTGGAATCACCTTTTTTAATCGTAGAAGCATGTGTGGAATTGCGAGAGCCTCTAGCCGAAGAGAGAGTCCCAGGGGAGGCACTGGAGGACTCTACGCCAGAATGGGTCGCCTTGGGGAGTGTTGCCCTTGCGTTAGTTGGTCCCTGCCTCGGGTCCATCTGTTGTGACGGAAGCGCTTCTTCGGGAGGGGTTCTAGAGGGAAGGTCTCCAGCCGGATAGTAGCTTCTAGCGTTCTGCGGGTGGTAGCGCGAAGGCGCTGGGTGGTCACCGAAGTCG of the Procambarus clarkii isolate CNS0578487 chromosome 56, FALCON_Pclarkii_2.0, whole genome shotgun sequence genome contains:
- the LOC138353146 gene encoding uncharacterized protein gives rise to the protein MKLRLVNWWLLVAAAGMVVPAGAQVVPGLANMEILRTVPLIQASGTARDPPSAPLHALTDRVPRRYDVLFDYSNEEENHFEYYDEKTDYSEEEGRLDYSKDSSDDGARDGDEFVKVTATLERPQTLLNTDVTDYAIFTLESINSPDADTTEATAEVFGLGDSLGLENLISVSPSIHKIKPLYSTERMPQGTIERVKQGRPKRVSLGAGERMPLDTAEKVHLGSEKKESKGSEDAVVLGTAEKALQDTGRKLILGTTESDPTRSREQSTLNLRAFSSPHGPQGVAVVGTVLDPQHPLTSSSAARRQLPHNTLVDPNVYYRDGEGSTRNDHTIGEVVMNYRMTDFGDHPAPSRYHPQNARSYYPAGDLPSRTPPEEALPSQQMDPRQGPTNARATLPKATHSGVESSSASPGTLSSARGSRNSTHASTIKKGDSNDAPSLRSVLRMVETRNRDEVMYYTGLQREIEKSDVLVDAIRNVRTREGKMVKSFKRKQSTTTVSPVPDIEEVRNMFGSHPLYDKLPRETSLKNKLPQETSLRNKPGPIPLQEKYDDEEDEYENLYLPVRAKSLELEKINEVKRHFSTLVPKTLYRIRPFSIRPTGSPKITTYKPRYVPSFYTTTKSVTYASKSPSMSSYGKNHRTPKATSLSPPRTSKLVSSAHTQNKRRPSTHLLQGNYESHMHSSSRNRRPIGSRSHDHHRNDNQDNYSPRSQRQKVFKNQSLSIYGPRNHNNKLWDPKDHEPSSLQSERPHSVGDPGSPSTRGYNTPIPVIKPHPKHHSRPFSTSHGTSGDGSSPSRKQANSKYPTSSLYEEADLRPDPEEGARRKKGPDMEAILDAGVSFPRFGYNIDSFFTRFPGFGFFDYDPDKNVPA